From the genome of Astatotilapia calliptera chromosome 3, fAstCal1.2, whole genome shotgun sequence:
attgtttttcttccccactgtcaccacgtgcTTGCTAATGGGGGAGGGTCCTCTGAATAATGATAAGTGATATACCTGTTGACCATCTGAGCCACCAACCCATGTTAGTCCACTTTCACGAGAGGCACTAGATATGACGGCTCGAATGAACTGGTACTCGTCGTTGCTGTTTACAGATGCCAGGTTTGCATTCAAGGACTGGCAGATTCGCTACAATGGAAATCAACAGACTGAGTTCATAGAAATGACAACGTAAACAGAAAGAGTTAAGATTGCACAAAGGATAAATGATAAATTCACATCACTGCTTTTACCTGCGCCTGAGCCCAAGTCATTTGACGGTTATCGTAGAGAAAGCATCGATTCCCATACTGAGTCCAGCCGCTTGGACAAGATGCTGCTCTCTTCTCAACATGATGTTCTGCTGAAGACAATCAAAGAATATTGAGCTACTTTACTGTGTcggaaaagtttttaaaataaaaattcatgaaaaatgtgtttttatctgagtgTTAAAGATGAACTTTTTTAAGCTATAAATGTACTTGTCCAtcacacatgaaaacaaatttATGAAAGCTGACGTAGGAAAGCTGATGtactgatgataaaaatgtgattagTTTTGGTTTCAAACCTGAAAAGTCCACTGACCTGCTGAAATTGATGCCTCTGTCCCATTACTGGCCACTTCATCTGGAAGTGCTAGACAACAGCAAATGTTGATTTTCATTATAATTTTCAGTTTAATATATTCATGCATAAGATGTATAGATGATGCTCAGTATACTGGAATACTCACCAGCAGCA
Proteins encoded in this window:
- the LOC113015703 gene encoding ladderlectin-like, which codes for MKLLTVSTLLCAMVALGTAAAEHHVEKRAASCPSGWTQYGNRCFLYDNRQMTWAQAQRICQSLNANLASVNSNDEYQFIRAVISSASRESGLTWVGGSDGQQENYWFWIDGTYFTFTQWCQGEPNNAGGNEHCLMVNSSGSKCWNDGRCDSQYPFICVRAIC